Proteins encoded in a region of the Flammeovirga yaeyamensis genome:
- a CDS encoding SGNH/GDSL hydrolase family protein yields the protein MIFNKYRSLIAALAVAFLASCTLEVDDFQPSSGADKDGKALNFTSYVALGNSLTAGVTDNAWMAKSQVNSYPQLIANKLQEVGLGAQGFNQPLISHSGEEYFGAPFILTSQGPCFSCKTPKVPTSNIYQEHANGGFHNMAVSGMKAVEVNNPALAAGLYGYFASAPGQSTVLSDALSLDPTFFSMWLGANDVLGYATTGGSMGPGAITSQSDYEAAVGMVLDSMDARGAKGVLLNIPDITNAALFQTTPNTLEKMLVANGMELTDEFLALVNGYLASAFDPVIRAQIEAGRSTIVSLLTPIPAAGNANTIAIAVNTAPNLGKDPSVAADLAYTVVYLGAYNEALGMGASMEQAHQAGLAYAASAEGQANIAQLVALGIDQSWATMTGTDEEVDEIIDNAVTSTIAQLKVAGYYPEFTAESNQLPVYDATSPTMLRVPAEGTIFSLAALTKIIALGELILSGGDLDITKLKDYLPVNDATASQFEFLEAADVNAVKSAIDGYNTYLNEQASARDLAYVDVKSVMDEAASGIIIDGVTFSTAYISGNLFSLDGAHLTQRGYAVIANFVIDAVNNKYGSKIPTVQQNDYPVIEESTPDVAPSN from the coding sequence ATGATTTTTAATAAATATAGATCTTTAATCGCAGCTCTAGCTGTAGCATTTTTAGCATCTTGTACTTTGGAGGTGGATGACTTTCAACCTTCCTCTGGTGCAGATAAAGACGGAAAAGCTTTAAACTTTACGAGCTATGTTGCTTTAGGTAACTCTTTAACAGCAGGAGTAACTGATAACGCTTGGATGGCAAAATCTCAAGTGAATTCATATCCACAATTAATAGCTAATAAGTTACAGGAAGTTGGTTTAGGTGCTCAAGGTTTTAATCAGCCCTTGATCAGTCACTCTGGTGAAGAATATTTTGGTGCTCCATTTATCTTGACATCTCAAGGACCTTGTTTTTCATGTAAAACACCAAAAGTACCAACATCAAATATTTACCAAGAACATGCTAATGGTGGATTCCATAATATGGCTGTTTCTGGAATGAAGGCTGTTGAAGTTAACAATCCTGCATTAGCAGCAGGTCTTTATGGTTACTTTGCAAGTGCACCAGGACAATCGACAGTATTATCTGATGCATTAAGTTTAGATCCAACATTTTTCTCAATGTGGTTGGGAGCTAATGATGTATTAGGTTATGCGACAACAGGTGGTTCAATGGGACCTGGAGCTATTACTTCTCAATCTGATTATGAAGCAGCAGTTGGGATGGTATTGGATAGCATGGATGCGAGAGGAGCTAAAGGTGTATTATTAAATATTCCAGATATTACAAATGCAGCCTTGTTCCAAACTACTCCAAATACATTAGAAAAAATGCTTGTTGCAAATGGTATGGAATTAACGGATGAGTTTCTTGCTTTAGTAAATGGTTATTTAGCAAGTGCATTTGATCCCGTGATTAGAGCTCAGATTGAAGCAGGAAGATCAACTATTGTTTCATTATTGACGCCAATCCCTGCAGCAGGCAATGCAAATACAATTGCTATTGCTGTGAATACCGCTCCAAATTTAGGAAAAGATCCATCTGTGGCTGCAGATTTAGCTTATACTGTTGTTTATTTGGGAGCATATAATGAAGCTCTTGGAATGGGTGCTTCAATGGAACAGGCACATCAAGCAGGTTTAGCTTACGCCGCTTCTGCTGAAGGTCAAGCTAATATTGCACAATTAGTTGCTTTAGGTATTGATCAATCATGGGCGACTATGACTGGTACTGATGAAGAAGTTGATGAAATAATTGATAATGCTGTTACTTCTACTATAGCTCAATTAAAAGTTGCTGGGTATTATCCAGAGTTCACAGCAGAGTCAAATCAATTGCCAGTTTACGATGCTACTTCTCCAACAATGTTAAGAGTACCTGCGGAAGGGACTATATTCTCATTAGCTGCATTGACTAAAATTATTGCACTTGGTGAATTAATCTTGTCTGGGGGTGATTTAGACATCACTAAATTGAAAGATTATCTTCCAGTAAATGATGCAACTGCATCCCAGTTCGAATTTTTGGAAGCAGCTGATGTTAATGCTGTTAAATCAGCAATTGATGGCTATAATACTTACCTAAATGAGCAAGCTTCTGCAAGAGATTTAGCTTATGTTGATGTAAAATCAGTAATGGATGAAGCTGCCAGCGGTATTATCATTGACGGTGTAACATTCTCAACTGCTTATATCTCAGGTAACTTATTCTCCCTTGATGGTGCTCACTTAACTCAAAGAGGATATGCTGTAATTGCAAACTTTGTAATCGATGCTGTGAACAATAAGTATGGATCAAAAATACCTACTGTTCAACAAAACGATTACCCTGTAATTGAGGAGAGCACACCAGATGTTGCTCCTTCAAATTAA
- a CDS encoding SGNH/GDSL hydrolase family protein, with amino-acid sequence MSPNQIEVFGWEVKIPSTKDVFPESLLTANEDENVQPDALEEVEEDSLTVDLTEIKKSSTWQPVEEKPLVVKTPKGAVAIEYPNNEKTYLDSFFQGLSSISEEGNLIRVLHYGDSQLEGDRMTERLRKNLQQQFGGCGVGLVPIMELKNMRTTLSQDYSNNWDQYLCFGPKKYRGKHNDYGFFGKYFTYEGTEASINFTKAPYSKKLHKEFENFNVYLRNTVADVGLDYAMNSVEGKTVNIEASSTPKMIKLPISGALGEVDVHFKSDVSPEVYGVSFDCNSGIAVDNIPMRGSSGTDFTKIRKGLLGDLVKDLNVKLVILQFGVNVVPQEAENYSFYERLLVKQINYFKEVNPDIKLLIVGVSDMARKNGQKIESYPNIDAVRAAERRAANKAGAAYWDLYLAMGGPNSIVKWADKSPAWAGRDYTHFTRKGANFIGDMLHNELMREYQRYKNRNKEDVTSK; translated from the coding sequence ATGTCCCCGAACCAAATCGAGGTATTTGGCTGGGAAGTGAAAATACCATCCACCAAAGATGTATTTCCAGAAAGTCTTTTAACAGCAAATGAGGATGAAAACGTTCAACCTGATGCGTTAGAAGAGGTAGAGGAAGATTCTTTAACAGTTGACCTAACTGAAATAAAAAAATCATCTACTTGGCAGCCAGTAGAGGAGAAGCCACTTGTAGTAAAAACACCAAAGGGAGCTGTGGCCATAGAATATCCAAATAATGAGAAAACCTATCTAGATTCTTTTTTTCAAGGGTTGAGTAGTATCTCTGAAGAAGGAAATCTAATTCGTGTATTGCATTATGGAGATTCTCAGTTAGAGGGGGATAGAATGACAGAGCGTTTAAGAAAAAATTTGCAACAACAATTTGGAGGCTGTGGAGTAGGTTTAGTTCCAATTATGGAGCTAAAAAATATGAGAACTACTTTAAGTCAAGATTATTCTAATAATTGGGATCAGTATTTATGTTTTGGTCCTAAAAAGTATAGAGGAAAGCATAATGATTATGGATTCTTTGGGAAATATTTTACATATGAAGGAACGGAAGCATCAATCAATTTTACAAAGGCTCCTTATTCTAAAAAACTGCATAAAGAGTTTGAAAACTTTAATGTCTATTTAAGAAATACAGTAGCTGATGTAGGCTTGGATTATGCTATGAACTCTGTGGAAGGTAAAACAGTAAATATTGAAGCTTCTTCCACACCTAAAATGATAAAACTACCGATATCTGGTGCTTTAGGAGAAGTTGATGTTCACTTTAAATCTGATGTTTCCCCTGAAGTGTATGGTGTTAGTTTTGATTGTAATTCAGGTATTGCAGTTGATAATATTCCAATGAGAGGGAGTTCTGGGACAGATTTTACCAAGATAAGAAAAGGTTTATTAGGTGATTTAGTTAAAGATCTGAATGTGAAGCTAGTCATTCTTCAGTTTGGTGTAAATGTTGTACCTCAAGAAGCAGAAAACTACTCATTTTATGAGCGTCTTTTAGTGAAACAAATTAATTACTTCAAAGAAGTAAATCCTGATATTAAATTATTAATAGTGGGTGTGTCGGACATGGCGAGAAAAAATGGACAAAAAATAGAATCTTATCCTAATATTGACGCTGTAAGAGCAGCGGAAAGAAGAGCAGCTAATAAAGCCGGAGCAGCGTATTGGGATTTATATTTAGCTATGGGAGGTCCTAATTCGATTGTTAAATGGGCGGATAAATCACCTGCTTGGGCAGGCCGAGATTATACTCACTTCACTAGAAAGGGAGCTAATTTTATAGGAGATATGCTTCACAATGAGTTAATGCGAGAGTATCAAAGGTATAAAAACAGAAATAAGGAGGATGTCACTTCAAAATAA
- a CDS encoding OmpP1/FadL family transporter, protein MKIRNLLMVLATVCISSATFANGFQVLLQGTKAVGRGNVQVGFRPDGSSLFFNPGALSFLESSTVQVGFNPVFSNISYRPIDGSTKHASTSPMGTPFQAYGVFRPSVESPWAFGLGVFTPFGSTVTYEDGWTGRYSLQEISLQAIYIQPTVSYRINDMISVGAGIDVVYGSVSFKKDVTASGGDVGFDMEGNTIQYTFNAGVYIKPSEKFSVGLNYRHGVDMSVERGDAFFNVPNAYIGQQLFGDNYTAGQPYKAAFDATLPLPNTYAFGVGFYPNEKLSIGVDVSYVTWSVYKELKVEFPDGDYAPIAFDRSWEDSWIFNLGADYMVTDALTVRAGAYLDTTPVPDGHMTPESPDALSIGTSVGLSYMFSEKFGVDAAFLFTNKQQRENIVPEGKDTGGLNGVYKATAYIPSISLNYNF, encoded by the coding sequence ATGAAAATCAGAAATCTACTAATGGTTCTGGCAACAGTGTGTATCTCTTCTGCCACTTTTGCTAACGGCTTTCAAGTTCTACTACAAGGAACAAAAGCAGTGGGTCGAGGAAACGTACAGGTTGGTTTTAGACCAGACGGTTCAAGTTTATTTTTTAATCCTGGCGCATTGTCTTTCTTAGAATCAAGTACAGTGCAAGTTGGTTTTAACCCCGTTTTCTCCAACATCTCTTATAGACCAATCGATGGTTCTACAAAGCATGCATCAACTTCACCAATGGGAACGCCTTTCCAAGCTTATGGTGTATTTAGACCATCTGTAGAGTCACCTTGGGCTTTCGGTTTAGGTGTATTTACTCCATTTGGTTCAACAGTTACCTACGAAGATGGATGGACTGGTAGATATTCATTACAAGAAATTTCTCTTCAAGCAATTTATATTCAGCCAACGGTATCTTATAGAATCAATGATATGATTTCTGTAGGTGCAGGTATAGATGTGGTTTATGGTTCAGTATCTTTCAAGAAAGATGTTACAGCTTCAGGAGGAGATGTTGGATTTGATATGGAAGGAAATACTATTCAGTACACTTTTAACGCAGGTGTGTATATTAAACCAAGTGAAAAATTCTCTGTTGGTTTAAATTACCGTCATGGTGTGGATATGTCAGTGGAAAGAGGAGATGCTTTCTTCAATGTTCCTAACGCATACATCGGCCAACAATTATTTGGAGATAATTATACGGCAGGCCAACCATATAAAGCAGCATTTGATGCAACTTTACCACTACCTAATACTTACGCATTTGGTGTTGGATTCTATCCAAACGAAAAATTATCGATTGGTGTAGATGTGAGTTATGTAACTTGGAGTGTATACAAAGAACTAAAAGTAGAATTCCCTGATGGCGACTATGCTCCAATTGCATTTGATAGAAGCTGGGAAGATTCTTGGATTTTCAACTTAGGTGCGGATTACATGGTAACAGATGCCTTAACTGTGAGAGCAGGTGCATATTTAGATACTACTCCAGTACCTGACGGACACATGACTCCAGAATCACCAGATGCGCTTTCGATCGGTACTTCTGTAGGTCTTAGCTACATGTTCTCTGAAAAATTCGGTGTGGATGCTGCATTCTTGTTTACAAATAAGCAGCAAAGAGAAAATATTGTTCCTGAAGGAAAAGATACAGGTGGATTAAATGGTGTGTATAAAGCAACTGCTTACATCCCAAGTATTTCACTAAACTATAACTTCTAA
- a CDS encoding GAF domain-containing protein, translating to MAEELFIPSDTSKDQLYESLIPQIKGLTSIETDLVANLSNSCAVLTTAFKHLWIGFYLVKEDELILGPFQGPIACTRIKKGKGVCGSAWEEKRTFVVEDVEAFPGHIACSSASRSEIVVPLIKDNEVLGVLDIDSEQLSTFDDTDKKYLEELCDYLVTLF from the coding sequence ATGGCAGAAGAATTATTTATCCCTTCAGATACATCGAAAGATCAATTATACGAATCATTGATACCACAGATTAAAGGACTCACTTCGATTGAAACTGACCTAGTAGCAAATTTATCCAATTCATGTGCTGTTTTAACGACTGCATTTAAACACCTATGGATAGGGTTTTATTTGGTGAAAGAAGACGAACTGATTTTAGGTCCATTTCAAGGCCCTATAGCGTGTACAAGAATCAAAAAAGGTAAAGGAGTTTGTGGAAGTGCATGGGAAGAAAAAAGAACTTTTGTGGTGGAAGACGTTGAAGCTTTTCCTGGACACATTGCTTGTAGTTCTGCTTCTAGGTCTGAAATCGTTGTTCCTTTAATTAAAGATAATGAGGTTTTAGGAGTTCTTGATATTGACAGTGAGCAATTATCAACTTTTGATGATACCGATAAAAAATATTTAGAGGAGTTGTGTGATTATCTGGTGACTTTGTTTTAG
- a CDS encoding DinB family protein, which yields MNHQVTHSAIELCAQLNDLLTQISDDQFSASLPLFSGASIGQHTRHIVEFYQCLLQSVTNNKNVCYEDRERSMPLESERSYAIQVLEELQQGLTIVDEYPSFIKLEVKDFDDDLNNKDWVSDSTVAREMHYCNEHTVHHLAIIKVGLNHYFPDVKLKEIFGVAKSTYAYRKGK from the coding sequence ATGAACCATCAGGTAACACATTCAGCTATCGAGCTCTGTGCTCAACTTAATGATTTATTGACTCAAATATCAGATGATCAATTTTCGGCATCATTGCCTCTTTTTTCAGGAGCGTCTATTGGACAACACACAAGACATATTGTAGAGTTTTATCAGTGCTTACTTCAAAGTGTAACAAATAATAAAAATGTTTGTTATGAAGATAGAGAAAGAAGTATGCCTTTAGAAAGTGAACGTAGCTATGCGATTCAAGTATTGGAAGAATTGCAGCAAGGTTTAACTATAGTGGATGAATATCCGTCGTTTATCAAATTGGAAGTGAAAGATTTTGATGACGACTTAAATAATAAAGATTGGGTATCGGATTCTACAGTAGCAAGAGAAATGCATTACTGTAATGAACATACCGTTCATCACTTGGCAATAATTAAAGTAGGTTTAAATCATTATTTTCCTGATGTTAAATTGAAAGAAATCTTTGGGGTAGCCAAATCTACTTACGCTTACAGAAAGGGGAAATAA
- a CDS encoding GDSL-type esterase/lipase family protein, with product MSLQNKIRPFIGLLTVLILVAHATPKSGNNKNRPFVAYDFIRMDLNQLQPFGDTILYPFYRKLKNLSEHKEGHVKILHLGDSHIQADLFSGWVRQRFYENPQFQMSGRGFIFPFKAVKTNNPYNYKVSKIGEWKGQRCSISYHKSNWGAAGITAHTNQQFAKINVNVSTDSIYSYSGNRVDVYYPVNDKTQFTPVVQPLSNNARLQSVEKHDQYVSFKFDKAIKEFRLSFRKENKHQTQFSLRGFDVENDKMNGLTYSSVGVNGAKATSFLRCKELNNDLKAIQPDLIILSLGTNDAFVPPFYPTVFYQKYLSLIEEIQTTLPEAAILITTPGDNLRKSRYINKDNVKAIQELYKVAQERNLAVWDFFQVMGGLSSINKWNEKSMTAGDKVHLNRSGYQYQGELLYRAIISDYNKFTTYH from the coding sequence ATGTCACTTCAAAATAAAATAAGACCCTTCATAGGACTTCTAACTGTATTAATATTAGTAGCACATGCTACTCCAAAGTCAGGGAACAACAAAAATAGACCTTTTGTAGCCTATGATTTTATCCGTATGGATTTGAATCAACTTCAACCTTTCGGAGATACAATTTTATACCCTTTTTATAGAAAACTAAAAAATTTATCAGAACATAAAGAGGGGCATGTTAAGATCTTGCATTTAGGAGATTCACATATACAAGCTGATTTGTTTTCTGGTTGGGTTAGACAGCGGTTTTATGAAAATCCTCAATTTCAAATGTCTGGGAGAGGTTTTATTTTCCCTTTTAAAGCTGTGAAAACCAATAACCCTTACAATTATAAGGTAAGTAAAATTGGCGAATGGAAAGGACAAAGATGTTCGATTAGTTATCATAAAAGTAATTGGGGAGCAGCAGGTATTACCGCACATACTAATCAACAATTTGCTAAAATCAATGTCAATGTTAGTACAGATTCTATTTATTCATACAGTGGCAATCGAGTAGATGTGTACTATCCGGTAAACGATAAAACTCAATTTACTCCTGTGGTTCAGCCCTTATCAAATAATGCTCGCTTGCAAAGCGTAGAAAAGCATGATCAATATGTCTCTTTTAAGTTTGATAAAGCTATTAAAGAGTTTCGTCTGAGTTTTAGAAAAGAAAATAAGCATCAAACTCAGTTTTCTTTAAGAGGTTTTGATGTTGAAAATGATAAGATGAATGGTTTGACCTATAGTTCTGTTGGCGTAAATGGAGCAAAAGCGACTTCTTTTTTAAGGTGTAAAGAACTTAATAATGACCTAAAAGCTATTCAACCCGATTTAATTATTTTGTCATTAGGAACTAACGATGCCTTTGTTCCTCCATTTTATCCTACAGTTTTTTATCAAAAATATCTCTCGTTGATTGAAGAGATTCAAACAACCCTTCCAGAGGCAGCAATTCTCATTACCACACCGGGTGATAACTTGCGAAAATCAAGATATATCAATAAAGATAACGTTAAAGCTATTCAGGAATTATATAAAGTAGCTCAAGAAAGAAATCTTGCTGTATGGGACTTCTTTCAAGTAATGGGAGGCTTATCTTCCATCAATAAATGGAATGAAAAGTCGATGACCGCTGGAGATAAAGTACACCTGAATAGATCAGGTTATCAATACCAAGGAGAGCTCTTGTATAGAGCTATCATTTCAGACTATAATAAGTTTACAACATATCACTAA
- a CDS encoding arylesterase: MKLKLLLILFLFIFFSSCQEKNNQQKKENVQESSVKETTTSDKKNIVFFGNSLTAGYGLEKEQAYPSLIQKMIDDKALGYNCINAGLSGETTAGGLNRVDWVIGQEQVDVFVLALGGNDALRGIDPKSTEDNLINTIQKVKSKYPDCKILLAGILPPPNMGDEYSKAFETLYPRIAKKENVKLMPFILKDVAGVKELNQEDGIHPNEEGAKILAKNIFAELQSLL; the protein is encoded by the coding sequence ATGAAATTAAAATTATTGTTGATACTCTTCCTTTTCATCTTTTTTTCTTCTTGTCAGGAAAAAAATAATCAGCAAAAAAAGGAGAACGTACAGGAAAGCTCAGTAAAAGAGACGACTACATCTGATAAAAAGAATATCGTTTTCTTTGGTAATAGCTTAACTGCAGGATATGGTTTAGAAAAAGAACAAGCCTACCCTTCTTTAATTCAGAAAATGATTGACGATAAAGCATTAGGATATAACTGTATTAATGCTGGCTTAAGTGGAGAAACCACTGCCGGTGGATTAAATAGAGTAGATTGGGTGATTGGTCAGGAACAAGTAGATGTTTTTGTTTTAGCTTTAGGTGGAAATGATGCATTAAGAGGTATCGATCCAAAAAGCACTGAAGATAACTTGATAAATACGATTCAAAAGGTAAAATCAAAATATCCTGATTGTAAAATATTATTAGCAGGCATTCTTCCCCCACCAAATATGGGTGATGAATATTCTAAGGCATTTGAAACCTTATATCCTCGCATCGCTAAAAAAGAAAACGTAAAACTAATGCCCTTTATACTTAAAGATGTTGCAGGAGTAAAAGAATTAAATCAAGAAGATGGGATTCACCCAAATGAAGAAGGTGCTAAAATTCTAGCAAAAAATATATTTGCAGAGTTACAATCGCTTCTCTAA
- a CDS encoding D-glycero-alpha-D-manno-heptose-1,7-bisphosphate 7-phosphatase — MKKNKCVFLDRDGVLNKDYVDYAYTLEKFEVLPGVPEALNKLKDAGFKLVILTNQSGIVKGIYKKEDVYICHNALQEACDHAIDDMFYAPLHEKWSNSLSRKPGTLMFERAIYKYNADMENTWMIGDKERDLIPAEKVGIQHRIQVDNPLVEGSVATHYAKNLLEAVDKIILANQE; from the coding sequence ATGAAAAAGAATAAGTGTGTCTTTTTAGACAGAGATGGCGTTTTAAATAAAGACTATGTGGACTACGCTTACACCTTAGAAAAATTCGAAGTGTTGCCAGGCGTGCCAGAAGCACTTAATAAATTGAAGGATGCAGGCTTTAAGCTTGTGATTTTAACCAATCAATCCGGAATCGTAAAAGGAATTTACAAAAAAGAAGACGTTTACATTTGTCATAATGCATTGCAAGAAGCTTGTGATCATGCTATTGATGATATGTTTTATGCACCATTACACGAAAAGTGGTCAAATTCTTTGAGTAGAAAACCTGGTACTTTGATGTTCGAAAGAGCCATCTACAAGTACAATGCAGACATGGAAAACACTTGGATGATTGGTGATAAAGAAAGAGATTTAATTCCAGCAGAGAAAGTGGGTATTCAACACAGAATTCAAGTAGACAACCCATTGGTAGAAGGTTCTGTAGCTACTCATTACGCAAAAAACCTTTTGGAAGCAGTAGATAAGATTATTCTTGCTAATCAAGAGTAG
- a CDS encoding chloride channel protein, translated as MAKNKLIEKLFNLRRVHLSDRNFILIVSSIVGICSGMAAVLLKKSVHEMHHILTHQSFGENFGIIFYPMIGLIITTLLAKSLYKESSVGHAITDILHNIFRNNSNIGKSKMYSRIVTSIFTVGFGGSVGLESPIVLTGGAIGSNIGRKLLMDYKTKTLMIGCGTAGVISAIFNAPITGLIFSIEVILTGVSVANFVPLLISSVSAAIISSLILGEEVLFSFQIAEDFQAQNIPFFILLGIIAGFVSIYFNQTLHQMEHLMEEKFPNRYKRALVGGLLLSIFIFLFPPIYGEGYESIKALLNGDEGSLLHRAELFEGIIPNTKAWLFLAYIIMILFAKVIGASLTLSSGGSGGTFGPALVIGGLTGFSFARLVNLLGLGNLHESHFILVGMSGVMCGVVYAPLTAIFLIAEITGGYTLFVPLMLVSAIAYTTVSVVNPDAPHVSALKARGDYLKGDRDMQVLDRLNINKLIETNFVTVPVKGLLSDLVDAISVSKRSVFPVVSERGRLKGIITLDQVREIMFDQEQQQKVKIENVMMQPPDIVDYGERMTSVMRKFEKEDAWNLPVVDEKGKYIGMVSKSRIFSVYRKQLQRLNKEWVGN; from the coding sequence ATGGCAAAAAACAAACTGATAGAGAAACTATTTAACTTAAGGAGAGTCCATCTTTCGGATAGGAACTTTATCCTTATTGTAAGTAGTATTGTGGGAATATGTTCAGGCATGGCGGCTGTTCTTTTAAAGAAGTCGGTGCATGAGATGCATCATATTCTAACCCATCAGAGTTTTGGTGAAAATTTTGGGATAATATTTTACCCAATGATTGGGTTGATTATTACGACTTTATTAGCGAAATCTCTTTATAAAGAAAGTAGCGTTGGTCACGCCATAACAGATATTCTTCATAATATTTTTAGAAACAACAGTAATATTGGGAAAAGTAAAATGTACTCCCGTATTGTTACTTCCATTTTTACTGTGGGTTTTGGTGGATCTGTAGGACTAGAGTCTCCTATTGTACTTACAGGTGGGGCCATAGGTTCAAATATTGGACGTAAACTATTAATGGATTATAAGACCAAAACCTTAATGATTGGTTGTGGTACGGCAGGGGTGATTTCTGCTATATTCAACGCACCTATTACAGGTCTTATTTTTAGTATTGAGGTAATTCTTACTGGAGTTTCTGTAGCGAACTTTGTTCCTTTATTGATCTCATCAGTAAGTGCAGCCATTATTTCATCACTTATTTTGGGTGAAGAAGTACTTTTCTCCTTTCAAATTGCTGAAGATTTTCAAGCACAGAATATTCCGTTTTTTATTCTCCTTGGTATAATTGCAGGGTTTGTCTCTATCTACTTTAACCAGACGCTCCATCAGATGGAGCATTTGATGGAGGAGAAATTCCCTAATCGTTATAAAAGAGCTTTAGTAGGTGGTTTATTATTATCTATCTTCATTTTCTTATTTCCTCCTATTTATGGTGAAGGTTATGAATCTATAAAAGCGTTATTAAATGGAGATGAGGGTAGCCTATTGCATAGAGCTGAGTTATTTGAGGGGATTATTCCAAATACCAAGGCTTGGTTATTCTTAGCCTATATCATTATGATATTATTTGCCAAGGTAATTGGTGCTTCACTTACCTTATCTTCTGGTGGTTCAGGTGGTACTTTTGGTCCCGCCTTGGTGATTGGGGGACTTACAGGTTTTTCATTTGCTCGCTTGGTGAACTTATTAGGTTTAGGTAATCTGCACGAATCTCATTTTATACTTGTGGGAATGAGTGGAGTAATGTGTGGGGTAGTTTATGCTCCTCTAACAGCCATATTTTTAATCGCTGAGATTACCGGAGGTTATACACTATTTGTACCTTTGATGTTGGTTTCTGCAATTGCTTATACAACAGTAAGTGTTGTCAATCCAGATGCGCCTCACGTTAGTGCATTAAAAGCTCGTGGAGACTATCTAAAAGGTGATAGAGATATGCAGGTTTTAGACCGTTTAAATATCAATAAACTAATTGAAACAAACTTTGTAACAGTGCCTGTTAAAGGACTTTTAAGTGATTTAGTAGATGCAATTAGTGTAAGTAAGCGATCGGTTTTCCCTGTAGTTAGTGAAAGAGGTAGATTAAAAGGAATCATTACTCTTGATCAAGTAAGAGAAATAATGTTTGATCAGGAACAACAGCAGAAGGTGAAAATAGAAAATGTAATGATGCAACCACCTGATATTGTTGATTATGGTGAAAGAATGACCTCTGTAATGAGAAAATTCGAAAAAGAAGATGCTTGGAATTTACCTGTAGTAGATGAAAAAGGTAAATATATAGGTATGGTTTCTAAATCTAGAATATTTAGTGTCTATAGAAAGCAACTTCAACGATTGAATAAAGAATGGGTGGGGAATTAA
- a CDS encoding glycosyltransferase → MTIKVNILLAARNEEKYLKKCVESLVHQKLDEDIVVKILIGNDQSEDNTLKIAENLKHRYEEVDCYTVPNHKDYKGKLNVLHFLSQKVEGQYLLFADADTIYPNSWVNFMLKSLQKSDFVTGVTIPKRNSFLDRWQRLEWMQALKNLQMLSVFNIGVTAMGNNMGISKAAFDAIGGYNNIKTTAVEDFVLFNKHLKSGGDFIQLFQYEVLAETEGVDSILLWLKQRNRWFQGGKKTHPLLIFLNYINILTLPFLVFFSLLCPQIWSVTVSILLLKFLMMVIFQYQLKIKIDWWMSLFYEPIYSFMYLRLFIYRFSSPAIDWKGRLYKSE, encoded by the coding sequence ATGACAATAAAAGTAAATATTCTTTTAGCGGCACGTAACGAAGAGAAGTATTTAAAAAAATGCGTAGAAAGTCTAGTGCATCAAAAACTAGATGAGGATATTGTCGTGAAAATTTTAATTGGTAATGATCAGTCAGAGGATAATACTTTAAAAATTGCAGAAAATTTAAAGCATAGATATGAAGAAGTAGATTGTTATACAGTACCTAATCATAAAGACTATAAAGGTAAACTGAATGTATTACATTTTTTGTCTCAAAAAGTGGAAGGTCAGTATCTGTTATTTGCTGATGCGGATACAATTTATCCTAATAGTTGGGTGAATTTTATGCTAAAATCATTACAAAAATCCGATTTTGTTACAGGAGTGACAATTCCTAAACGAAATTCTTTTTTGGATAGATGGCAAAGATTGGAATGGATGCAGGCTCTTAAAAATCTTCAAATGCTATCTGTTTTTAATATTGGAGTAACAGCAATGGGAAATAATATGGGGATTTCTAAAGCAGCTTTTGATGCTATTGGTGGTTATAACAATATTAAAACAACAGCCGTAGAAGATTTTGTTCTTTTTAATAAGCACTTAAAATCAGGAGGGGACTTTATACAACTATTTCAGTATGAAGTGTTAGCAGAAACAGAAGGAGTAGACAGTATATTGTTATGGCTAAAACAAAGAAACCGATGGTTTCAAGGAGGAAAGAAAACTCACCCTCTTTTAATTTTTTTAAATTACATTAATATTTTAACGCTCCCTTTTTTAGTATTTTTTAGTTTGTTATGTCCTCAAATATGGTCAGTTACTGTTAGCATATTGCTTCTCAAGTTTTTAATGATGGTCATTTTTCAATACCAACTAAAAATAAAAATCGATTGGTGGATGTCGTTATTCTATGAACCAATCTACAGTTTTATGTATTTACGACTTTTTATCTATCGTTTTTCATCACCTGCTATCGATTGGAAGGGAAGACTTTATAAATCCGAATAA